A genomic segment from Nicotiana tabacum cultivar K326 chromosome 7, ASM71507v2, whole genome shotgun sequence encodes:
- the LOC107791440 gene encoding LOW QUALITY PROTEIN: uncharacterized protein LOC107791440 (The sequence of the model RefSeq protein was modified relative to this genomic sequence to represent the inferred CDS: inserted 2 bases in 1 codon) translates to MMHKSNYNFPFPQKSINSSKQQLIDSLTSHISLYNSQTPPSXPNHNPNPRSSILKWFSSLSIPQRQAHLTIVHSNFLQVLLQMLTKIQSNGHGSFIILPDMPSSDGCDLPSICFRKSHGLLARVAESNESERRVRHSVRLFSSKEGEGGENGVSGLLDFVDSLTVSEEFVENVDSFTNAMDGVSNGMFLRGEESGGLSSEWVELGWLKAKGYYSIEAFMANRLEVALRLAWLNNNNNNGKKRGVKLKDKVNAVGIGANAFWRKKGCVDWWAKLDETTSVKILRLGLGKAAKSLIADTLKGARGVSADKACLCSSALQQPLGNTTLSKRRNFVNFRGSDVGVPQNTFHASMFGVSCSFNQLLDCLFMLQDVSTVLLACPGTVGESPDSGKLFFSSLESVNTLSDSILRKLRGLLMIISLDCTKYELLGDENLNSLPKQNKEIHGASNRKKKGKNHKVKKFNPLPKSTTGVSPVKNSEDNGDASMCGDNVHNSSSTGLVDKFRGDNVHCSLPSGSVDRVQQKDLDNGHGEGPDSQTVRSASRKKRKERNKTKNRSLITSGEDGKCQKRNSQKSFVSVNSQDGDPRSDCVPVDSVVQSASKDSSVDNEGRELEISIPSQNGGDCGSAGSFEGCRNPCLTVHLPPEGVIGNGVVAVAVETTNSDGNSGVSSRMPLIESELTHSNCKEFKTLNNRSNFLEKQTKGSDSNKKLTSLKEQGSVDVYDTGPMNSPSYVSYEWPSVAPIHLPYSDSHLPPATERLHLDVSHNWQSHFRHSFLRNVRHVRTSSIETGCPGIISRPLSMSLDWPPMVRSINRLAPSVTCNYDAGFISRRTSFQQDIAPQSIHCNAVSTEDERVYSGDFIDFSDLSNSHEVGEDHDYHWMSEEELEVHAVPGVDYNQYFGGGVMYWNPSDHLGTNFSRPPSLSSDDSSWACREADMNRAVDDMVAFSSSYSTNGLTSPSAASFCSPFDPLGSGHQALGYVIPGSEITSKVLQSSSSADLVTIENASGSLSNLSADGEAKSVDSLPYPILRPIVIPSMSRERSRSDFKRSHDHKSPCVPPSRREQPRIKRPPSPVVLCVPRAPRPPPPSPVSDSRRHRGFPTVRSGSSSPRQWGVKGWFHDGINFEEACIRVDGSEVVWPAWRSKSFSAHQLTQPLPGALLQDRLIAISQLTRDQEHPDVAFPLQPTEMLNCTAKKACLSVIHSCLHDEIESFCKQVASENVIRKPYINWAVKRVARSLQVLWPRSRTNIFGSNATGLSLPSSDVDLVVCLPPVRNLEPIKEAGILEGRNGIKETCLQHAARYLANQEWVKNDSLKIVENTAIPIIMLVVEVPHDLILSSLSNLQTPKAEPTQLIVEEGNAVFQADSTCSESSSSPQWSKMNECRKDVKAVRLDISFKSPSHTGLQTTELVKELTEQFPAATPLALVLKQFLADRSLDQSYSGGLSSYCLVLLITRFLQHEHHHGRLIDQNLGSLLMDFFYFFGNVFDPRQMRVSIQGSGLYINRERGCSIDPICIDDPLYPTNNVGRNCFRIHQCIKAFADAYSTLENEIPSLPSNDESNSVPQVKLLPRIIPSIGLSVGS, encoded by the exons atgatgcACAAATCAAACTATAATTTCCCTTTTCCTCAAAAATCCATTAACAGTTCAAAACAGCAGCTAATTGATTCCCTCACATCCCACATTTCTCTCTACAATTCACAAACCCCTCCATC CCCAAATCATAATCCTAACCCTAGATCCTCTATCCTCAAATGGTTCTCTTCCCTTTCAATTCCTCAACGGCAAGCTCATCTCACAATCGTTCACTCCAATTTCCTCCAAGTCCTTCTTCAAATGCTTACTAAAATCCAATCCAACGGTCATGGTTCCTTCATCATCCTACCCGATATGCCCTCCTCCGACGGCTGTGATCTTCCGAGCATTTGCTTCCGCAAGTCTCACGGGTTATTAGCTCGAGTTGCTGAGTCGAACGAGTCAGAACGGCGAGTTCGTCACTCGGTTCGGCTCTTCAGCTCGAAAGAAGGGGAAGGAGGGGAAAATGGGGTTTCGGGTTTATTggattttgttgattctttgacTGTTAGTGAGGAATTTGTGGAGAATGTGGATAGTTTTACGAATGCAATGGATGGCGTTTCAAATGGGATGTTTTTGAGGGGGGAAGAAAGTGGTGGGTTGAGCTCAGAATGGGTGGAATTGGGGTGGTTGAAAGCCAAAGGGTATTATAGTATCGAGGCTTTCATGGCAAATAGGTTGGAGGTGGCGTTACGATTGGCGTggttgaataataataataataatgggaAGAAGAGAGGTGTGAAATTGAAAGATAAGGTGAATGCTGTAGGTATAGGAGCCAATGCGTTTTGGAGGAAGAAAGGGTGTGTAGATTGGTGGGCAAAGTTGGATGAGACAACGAGTGTGAAGATTCTTCGTCTCGGCTTAGGAAAGGCTGCAAAATCACTG ATTGCTGATACTTTGAAGGGGGCAAGAGGTGTTTCAGCGGATAAAGCTTGCCTATGCAGTTCGGCGCTGCAACAGCCTCTGGGTAACACTACTTTGTCTAAACGAAGGAACTTTGTGAATTTCAGAGGGTCTGATGTAGGAGTTCCACAGAACACGTTTCATGCATCAATGTTTGGAGTTTCATGTTCATTCAACCAGTTACTTGATTGTTTGTTTATGCTTCAGGATGTCTCCACTGTGCTGCTGGCATGTCCGGGTACTGTTGGCGAGTCTCCTGACAGTGGAAAACTATTTTTTAGTTCATTAGAATCTGTTAATACTCTTTCTGATAGTATATTAAGAAAATTACGGGGGTTACTCATGATTATTTCTCTTGACTGTACAAAGTATGAGCTGCTTGGGGACGAAAACTTGAATTCCTTACCAAAgcaaaacaaggaaatacatgGTGCTTCTAACCGTAAGAAAAAAGGGAAGAACCATAAAGTGAAGAAGTTTAATCCTTTGCCAAAATCTACTACAGGTGTAAGTCCTGTTAAAAATAGTGAG GATAATGGAGACGCATCCATGTGTGGTGATAATGTGCATAATAGTTCGTCTACTGGTTTGGTAGATAAATTTCGTGGTGATAATGTACATTGTAGTTTGCCTAGTGGATCGGTCGATAGAGTACAACAGAAGGATCTTGATAAC GGACATGGTGAAGGACCAGATAGTCAAACTGTTAGAAGTGCttcaaggaagaaaaggaaagaaagaaacaaGACTAAAAACCGTAGCTTGATAACTTCTGGGGAAGATGGTAAATGTCAGaaaagaaattctcaaaagtccTTTGTTTCTGTCAACTCCCAAGATGGGGATCCAAGGTCTGATTGTGTCCCTGTAGATTCAGTTGTTCAAAGTGCATCAAAAGATTCTTCTGTTGACAATGAGGGACGTGAACTGGAAATAAGCATTCCGAGTCAAAACGGTGGGGATTGTGGTTCTGCTGGTTCTTTTGAAGGTTGCAGGAATCCTTGTTTGACAGTCCATTTGCCCCCAGAGGGGGTGATCGGAAATGGAGTGGTAGCTGTTGCAGTGGAAACTACTAATAGTGATGGCAATTCTGGTGTTTCTTCTAGAATGCCTTTGATTGAATCTGAGCTCACTCATTCAAACTGCAAGGAGTTTAAAACATTGAATAACAGATCAAATTTTCTTGAGAAACAAACTAAAGGTAGTGATTCCAACAAAAAACTTACCTCTTTAAAGGAGCAAGGAAGTGTTGATGTTTATGATACAGGGCCTATGAATTCACCATCTTATGTTTCGTATGAGTGGCCCAGTGTAGCTCCCATTCATCTTCCATACAGTGATTCACATCTCCCACCTGCTACTGAGAGACTGCACCTTGATGTCAGTCACAACTGGCAAAGTCATTTTCGTCATTCTTTTCTACGCAATGTACGTCATGTGAGAACTTCTTCAATTGAAACAGGGTGCCCTGGAATTATATCTAGACCTTTGTCAATGAGTTTAGATTGGCCCCCAATGGTTCGCAGTATCAATAGACTAGCTCCATCGGTTACATGCAATTATGATGCTGGGTTTATCTCTAGACGAACTTCTTTCCAGCAGGATATAGCACCCCAAAGCATTCACTGCAATGCGGTTAGTACTGAGGATGAAAGGGTGTATTCTGGTGACTTTATTGACTTCTCTGATCTTTCAAATTCACATGAAGTGGGTGAAGACCATGATTATCACTGGATGTCTGAAGAAGAGTTAGAGGTACATGCTGTTCCTGGGGTGGACTATAATCAGTACTTTGGAGGTGGTGTTATGTACTGGAATCCTTCTGATCATCTCGGTACTAATTTTTCACGTCCTCCCTCTCTTAGCTCGGATGATAGCTCATGGGCGTGCAGGGAAGCAGATATGAACAGGGCAGTTGATGATATGGTTGCCTTCTCTTCTTCTTACAGTACAAATGGTTTGACTTCTCCATCTGCTGCTTCCTTTTGCTCCCCATTCGATCCTTTAGGTTCAGGACATCAGGCTCTTGGTTATGTTATACCAGGAAGTGAGATTACCAGCAAGGTTTTACAGTCCTCATCATCAGCAGATCTAGTGACAATAGAGAATGCTTCAGGATCCTTGTCCAATTTGTCTGCTGATGGTGAAGCAAAGTCTGTGGATTCACTTCCGTACCCCATTCTACGACCCATTGTCATTCCCAGTATGTCTAGGGAGAGATCAAGATCAGATTTTAAGCGAAGTCATGATCATAAAAGTCCTTGTGTTCCTCCCAGCAGGAGGGAGCAACCTAGGATCAAGAGACCTCCATCGCCTGTGGTCCTCTGTGTTCCACGTGCCCCTCGTCCACCTCCTCCTTCTCCCGTTAGTGATTCTAGAAGGCACAGAGGTTTCCCAACTGTTCGGTCTGGTAGCTCCAGCCCCAGGCAATGGGGTGTCAAAGGTTGGTTCCATGATGGAATTAATTTTGAAGAAGCATGTATACGCGTGGATGGTAGTGAAGTAGTTTGGCCTGCTTGGAGAAGTAAAAGTTTCTCAGCCCATCAGTTAACACAACCTCTACCTGGAGCTTTGCTGCAGGATCGCCTTATCGCAATTTCACAGTTAACTCGCGATCAAGAACAT CCAGATGTTGCATTCCCACTTCAACCTACCGAAATGCTGAACTGTACTGCAAAGAAGGCCTGTCTTTCAGTGATCCATAGTTGCCTTCACGACGAAATCGAGAGCTTCTGCAAACAG GTTGCCTCCGAGAATGTGATCAGGAAGCCTTACATTAATTGGGCTGTGAAGCGTGTTGCACGTTCTCTACAAGTATTATGGCCTAGGTCTCGTACAAACATTTTTGGTTCAAATGCTACTGGGTTGTCACTCCCATCAAGTGATGTGGACCTTGTGGTTTGTCTTCCTCCTGTGAGGAATCTG GAACCAATTAAAGAAGCTGGGATCTTGGAGGGGCGAAATGGGATCAAAGAAACATGCCTTCAG CATGCAGCTAGATATCTGGCTAACCAGGAGTGGGTAAAAAATGATTCTCTGAAGATCGTGGAAAATACTGCT ATACCAATTATAATGCTTGTGGTAGAAGTTCCACATGATCTCATTTTGTCGTCTCTATCAAATTTACAAACACCAAAAGCAGAGCCAACTCAGTTGATTGTAGAAGAAGGCAATGCAGTATTTCAGGCTGATTCGACTTGTTCAGAGTCCTCATCTTCACCACAGTGGTCCAAGATGAATGAATGTAGAAAGGATGTAAAAGCAGTTCGACTTGATATTAGTTTCAAATCGCCTTCACATACAGGATTACAGACCACTGAGCTG GTTAAAGAGCTCACTGAACAGTTTCCTGCTGCCACACCTCTTGCTTTGGTGCTAAAACAGTTCCTAGCAGATCGCAGTCTTGACCAGTCATATTCAGGCGGTTTAAGCTCATATTGTCTA GTACTATTGATCACACGATTTTTGCAGCATGAACATCATCACGGTCGACTAATTGACCAA AACTTGGGGAGCCTCCTGATGGATTTTTTCTACTTCTTTGG GAATGTGTTTGATCCTCGTCAAATGCGTGTTTCAATACAGGGAAGCGGCTTATACATAAATAGAGAACGAGGATGCAG CATTGATCCAATTTGCATTGATGATCCTCTGTACCCAACCAATAATGTGGGGCGGAATTGCTTTCGCATACACCAATGCATCAAG GCATTTGCAGATGCTTATTCTACTTTGGAAAATGAGATACCTTCTCTTCCTAGCAACGATGAATCAAATTCAGTACCTCAAGTTAAGCTGCTCCCAAGAATTATCCCAAGCATTGGGCTTTCTGTGGGATCTTAA
- the LOC107791442 gene encoding uncharacterized protein LOC107791442 — translation MGHLLASPPVAFRPAGGNFVRLTSRIQALSVEEILPNAIRRKRDSTWRGGFSLGVDLGLARTGLAISKGFNFRPLTVLELRGQKLELRILDIALKQEVDEFIIGLPLSSDGRETPQSNKVRSVAGRLAVRAAERGWRVYLQEEYGTTIEAMSYMVDRGLGKSAREGKQDAYAAAMVLERYFSESGRRIELVLPKQLDLQEKLKKGCTEDADYFTDESD, via the exons ATGGGACATCTATTAGCCTCGCCGCCGGTGGCATTTCGGCCTGCCGGCGGTAACTTTGTGCGGTTAACTTCAAGGATTCAGGCATTATCGGTGGAGGAAATTCTCCCAAATGCCATACGGCGAAAGCGAGATTCAACATGGAGAGGAGGTTTCAGTCTTGGGGTGGATTTGGGGCTTGCCCGTACTGGCCTTGCTATTAGCAAAGGCTTCAATTTTCGACCCTTAACG GTTCTGGAATTGAGAGGACAAAAGCTTGAACTTCGAATTCTTGATATTGCCCTAAAACAG GAAGTGGATGAGTTTATAATTGGACTTCCTTTGTCAAGTGATGGAAGGGAAACTCCACAATCTAATAAAGTTCGAAGTGTTGCTGGTAGGCTTGCTGTTCGAGCTGCTGAGAG GGGCTGGAGAGTATATCTGCAGGAAGAGTATGGAACAACAATAGAGGCCATGAGCTACATGGTTGATAG GGGCCTCGGAAAATCTGCTCGTGAAGGGAAACAGGATGCCTATGCTGCTGCT ATGGTGCTTGAGAGATACTTTTCAGAGTCAGGTCGGAGAATCGAGCTAGTGTTACCCAAGCAGTTGGACCTCCAAGAGAAGCTCAAGAAGGGGTGTACTGAAGATGCTGATTATTTTACAGATGAATCTGATTAG